Sequence from the Piscinibacter sp. HJYY11 genome:
GCGCGTGGTGGCCGCCGACACGCCCTCGGGCGTGGGCCGGCACGAATAGCCTTGCAGCAAGGCAATGAAGGTTACGGTGAAGCCAAAGACGATGCTCTTGACCACGCCATTGCCCACGTCGGCCCAGACCTGCACGCCGCCCTGCATCTGCGACCAGAAGGCGCCTTCGTCGATGCCGATCAGCGGCACCGCGACGAGCCAGCCGCCGATGATGCCCACGGCGCTGAACACCGCCGCCAGCAGCGGCATCGCGAGCACCCCGCCCCAGAAGCGCGGCGCCAGCACGCGCTTGACGGGGTCGACGGCCATCATCTCCATCGCGGCCAGCTGCTCGCCCGCCTTCATGAGGCCGATCTCCGCCGTGAGCGAGGTACCGGCGCGGCCTGCAAAAAGCAACGCCGTGACGACCGGCCCGAGCTCGCGCACGAGCGACAGGGCCACGAGCAGGCCCACCGCCTCCGCAGAGCCGTAGCGCTGCAGCGTGTAGTAGCCCTGCAGCGCCAGCACGAAGCCGACGAAAAGCCCCGACACGGTGATGATCGAGAGCGAGCGGTTGCCCAGGAAAAACAGCTGGTCCACCACCAGGCGGAAGCGGGCGAAGGTCTCGCCGAGGAGCGCCACCATCTGCACGAAGAGCCGCGCACCGACGCCCACGTCGGCGAGCTTGGAACGTACCAGCAGCCCGAGGTGAGCGGGATGAAGCCAGTTCATGGGCGCCTCCCCAGTCCGAAATCTTCGGCCACCGGCGCGGCCGGGTAGTGGAAGCGCACCGGCCCGTCGGCATGCCCGCCGACGAACTGGCGCACGAGCGGGTCGTCGCTGGCGCGCATTTCGGCGGGGGTGCCTTGCGCGGCGATCCGGCCGTTGGCGATGAAGACCACGTGGTCGGCGATGAGGAAGGTTTCGTCCACGTCGTGCGACACCACGATGCTCGTCACGCCCAACGCGTGGTTGAGGTTCTTGATGAGCGTGGCCGCCACGCCCATCGAGACCGGGTCGAGCCCGGCGAAGGGTTCGTCGTACATGATGAGTTCGGGGTCGAGCGCGATCGCACGCGCCAGCGCCACGCGCCGCGCCATGCCGCCCGACACCTGCGAGGGCAGCAGGTCGCGCGCACCGCGCAGGCCCACCGCATTGAGCTTCATCAGCACGAGGTCGCGGATCATGGCTTCGGAGAGCGAGGTGTGCTCTCGCAGCGGGAAGGCCACGTTTTCGAAGACGGTGAGGTCGGTGAAGAGCGCCCCGAACTGGAACAACATGCCCATGCGCCGGCGCATGGCATAAAGCCCCTTCGCATCGAGCGTGGCCATGTC
This genomic interval carries:
- the mlaE gene encoding lipid asymmetry maintenance ABC transporter permease subunit MlaE encodes the protein MNWLHPAHLGLLVRSKLADVGVGARLFVQMVALLGETFARFRLVVDQLFFLGNRSLSIITVSGLFVGFVLALQGYYTLQRYGSAEAVGLLVALSLVRELGPVVTALLFAGRAGTSLTAEIGLMKAGEQLAAMEMMAVDPVKRVLAPRFWGGVLAMPLLAAVFSAVGIIGGWLVAVPLIGIDEGAFWSQMQGGVQVWADVGNGVVKSIVFGFTVTFIALLQGYSCRPTPEGVSAATTRTVVMASLAVLALDFVLTAMMFSI
- a CDS encoding ABC transporter ATP-binding protein, with the translated sequence MIELRNVTCGYGDRVILEGVNLTVPRGKVLALMGTSGGGKTTVLRLIGRQLLPMSGQVLFDGVDMATLDAKGLYAMRRRMGMLFQFGALFTDLTVFENVAFPLREHTSLSEAMIRDLVLMKLNAVGLRGARDLLPSQVSGGMARRVALARAIALDPELIMYDEPFAGLDPVSMGVAATLIKNLNHALGVTSIVVSHDVDETFLIADHVVFIANGRIAAQGTPAEMRASDDPLVRQFVGGHADGPVRFHYPAAPVAEDFGLGRRP